GATTTGTATCCGACATTTCCGTCTTCGGATCTTTCTTTAATCATACGGGTTAATTTAGCATTTACAAAGTTACCAACAATATACGAAATAAAAGATGAAATCAACATTCTTGGTGTTTGTGAGAATATGTATACAAAACTATCCTGTCCTTCCCAGAAACCAGCTGCAGGTAGCATTAATGCAATTGTTGAAACAACAACGAAAAGCAAGTTACAGACTACTCCAAAAAGAATAGTTTTTTGTGCTGTTGATTCTCCATATGTATCAGCTATCACTGATGTGAGAATAAACACTAGCGGATAGATTATTACTCCGCAGGGAACTGTAAGTCCCCAGAAACCTAAGTCTAAAATTTTTACAGTAACAATATTTGTTGTAACAAAAGCCACGCAGAATATTGCTATTAACATTATTTTCTTTTCAAAATAATTTATATTTAAATTTATAGAAATTCCTCCTATTTTTTAAACAATATGTATTATTTCTGGAAGATTTCATATAATAATGTTCTGATAAAAATAGGATGGGGGTGATAGTTTTTTTTTAAAGGATGGTGTTTGGAAGAAGATTATTCATCTTCAAATCTTCTTCTGTCAATTAACTCTTGACGTTTTCCA
This genomic stretch from Methanobrevibacter smithii ATCC 35061 harbors:
- a CDS encoding queuosine precursor transporter, yielding MLIAIFCVAFVTTNIVTVKILDLGFWGLTVPCGVIIYPLVFILTSVIADTYGESTAQKTILFGVVCNLLFVVVSTIALMLPAAGFWEGQDSFVYIFSQTPRMLISSFISYIVGNFVNAKLTRMIKERSEDGNVGYKSIGAIAIGEILDNTIFISLAFAFTVSWANIAIMILVHFIIMFIWTFVAQPITVKVTQWAKKGEPITA